Proteins from a genomic interval of Crassostrea angulata isolate pt1a10 chromosome 7, ASM2561291v2, whole genome shotgun sequence:
- the LOC128191787 gene encoding phospholipase A and acyltransferase 2-like isoform X2 — MAAKQFDSHNRSVIRRARKGDQLEFHRGWYSHWAVYIGNEEVIHLAGDENDGLNGNINPSHAFTICGKSFNKAVVKRENVWKVVLDSKVEINNNKDRKCKPRRPHEIVEEAIMKIGEIGYNVLWKNCEHFAAYCRYGVNWSKQADNAMLALGAVVVFGIVAEFFRKKKD; from the exons ATGGCAGCGAAACAGTTTGACTCTCACAACAGAAGTGTTATACGGAGAGCCCGTAAAGGAGATCAACTGGAATTCCATCGCGGGTGGTATTCACACTGGGCTGTGTACATAG GGAATGAGGAGGTCATTCATTTGGCCGGTGATGAAAATGACGGTCTTAACGGTAACATCAACCCCAGTCACGCGTTCACAATCTGTGGAAAATCTTTCAACAAGGCGGTGGTCAAACGGGAGAATGTCTGGAAAGTCGTGCTGGATTCCAAagtcgaaataaacaataacaaaGATCGCAAATGCAA ACCACGTAGGCCCCATGAAATCGTGGAGGAGGCCATAATGAAAATCGGAGAAATTGGATACAACGTGCTTTGGAAGAACTGTGAGCATTTCGCCGCCTACTGCAGATATGGTGTGAACTGGTCCAAACAA GCCGACAACGCCATGCTAGCACTAGGCGCTGTAGTTGTGTTTGGCATAGTTGCAGAGTTCTTTAGAAAGAAAAAGGATTAG
- the LOC128191787 gene encoding phospholipase A and acyltransferase 3-like isoform X1 — protein MAAKQFDSHNRSVIRRARKGDQLEFHRGWYSHWAVYIGNEEVIHLAGDENDGLNGNINPSHAFTICGKSFNKAVVKRENVWKVVLDSKVEINNNKDRKCKPRRPHEIVEEAIMKIGDIGYNVLWKNCEHFAAFCRYGVNWSEQANNFLGAVVATGAVVVLGSLFKEMFIGDKKEKEKA, from the exons ATGGCAGCGAAACAGTTTGACTCTCACAACAGAAGTGTTATACGGAGAGCCCGTAAAGGAGATCAACTGGAATTCCATCGCGGGTGGTATTCACACTGGGCTGTGTACATAG GGAATGAGGAGGTCATTCATTTGGCCGGTGATGAAAATGACGGTCTTAACGGTAACATCAACCCCAGTCACGCGTTCACAATCTGTGGAAAATCTTTCAACAAGGCGGTGGTCAAACGGGAGAATGTCTGGAAAGTCGTGCTGGATTCCAAagtcgaaataaacaataacaaaGATCGCAAATGCAA ACCACGTAGGCCCCATGAAATCGTGGAGGAAGCCATAATGAAAATCGGAGACATTGGATACAACGTGCTTTGGAAAAACTGCGAACATTTCGCCGCCTTCTGCAGATATGGTGTGAACTGGTCCGAACAG GCCAACAACTTTTTGGGTGCAGTGGTTGCCACCGGAGCAGTTGTAGTTCTGGGTTCACTATTCAAAGAGATGTTCATTGGAGATAAGAAGGAAAAGGAGAAAGCTTAG